A single window of Aspergillus puulaauensis MK2 DNA, chromosome 5, nearly complete sequence DNA harbors:
- a CDS encoding uncharacterized protein (COG:H;~EggNog:ENOG410PKM6;~InterPro:IPR002937,IPR036188;~PFAM:PF13450;~go_function: GO:0016491 - oxidoreductase activity [Evidence IEA];~go_process: GO:0055114 - oxidation-reduction process [Evidence IEA]) has translation MHSASHQGRLQWTPTSVTVGLETQTVIPSTPESDLKHSYDAIVIGARFTGLTAARDISLAHGSNGLLVDARDRIRGRTWTASAVSEDFDIGGTWIHGNEHHFFAQAYRCGLDRLIKTSNSTEKPEKVIYKAATSDLVKSTSRQWMAASRRSDKPSSAPTGSPAAN, from the exons ATGCACAGTGCCTCGCATCAAGGAAGGCTTCAATGGACTCCCACGTCCGTCACCGTCGGCCTTGAGACCCAGACAGTTATCCCCAGTACCCCTGAATCCGACCTAAAACACTCATACGATGCCATTGTGATTGGGGCCAGATTCACTGGCCTAACTGCAGCCCGCGACATCTCCCTTGCTCACGGCTCCAACGGTCTGCTGGTCGACGCCCGCGATCGCATTAGAGGTCGGACCTGGACTGCCTCCGCCGTGAGCGAGGATTTTGACATAGGCGGCACTTGGATCCATGG GAATGAACACCATTTCTTCGCACAGGCTTACCGATGCGGCCTCGACCGGTTGATCAAGACGTCCAATAGCaccgagaagcccgagaAGGTCATATACAAAGCGGCGACTAGTGATCTCGTGAAATCAACGTCCAGACAATGGATGGCAGCATCGAGAAGATCGGACAAGCCTTCTTCAGCCCCGACGGGCTCACCAGCGGCGAACTGA
- a CDS encoding uncharacterized protein (SECRETED:SignalP(1-20)): protein MKLSLGILALAAGSLNTVSAFTETYSCYSKKCTGACTPSDGGRDGTPTEVQWGEGQAWCYLKKTGRVSGSDDLPITCLDGLGCSNPASGAVCLTKDWDENMGGCSV from the exons ATGAAGCTCAGCCTTGGAATCCTTGCCCTGGCCGCCGGAAGCCTCAACACGG TTTCGGCGTTTACGGAAACCTACTCATGTTACAGCAAGAAGTGCACTGGCGCGTGTACACCGTCCGATGGTGGACGGGACGGAACCCCCACTGAAGTCCAATGGGGCGAGGGTCAAGCGTGGTGCTATCTCAAGAAGACTGGTAGAGTATCCGGCTCAGACGACCTACCCATTACGTGTTTGGATGGCCTTGGATGCAGCAACCCAGCGTCGGGAGCGGTGTGTCTGACCAAGGATTGGGATGAGAACATGGGCGGGTGTTCTGTGTGA
- a CDS encoding sugar transporter family protein (COG:G;~EggNog:ENOG410PF8Z;~InterPro:IPR020846,IPR005828,IPR036259;~PFAM:PF07690,PF00083;~TransMembrane:11 (i50-70o90-110i117-135o147-165i177-197o209-227i281-302o322-343i350-367o373-392i455-473o);~go_component: GO:0016021 - integral component of membrane [Evidence IEA];~go_function: GO:0022857 - transmembrane transporter activity [Evidence IEA];~go_process: GO:0055085 - transmembrane transport [Evidence IEA]), with the protein MRIPPMEGGWFYSPRQILHYLLTRPTSLKPPRPQFRNPFKILRELNSSQWHLFFVGFLGWTWDSFDFFTVSLTVTEIAADFGVSNSDVTWGMTVTLMLRSAGALIFGVVSDRYGRKWPMIINLALFVVLELGSGFCNNMPQFLGVRSLYGIAMGGLFGPAAATALEDLPYDARGVLSGFFELGYGFGYLLAAIFYRALVPTTTHGWRSLFWFGAGPPLLIIAYRWWLPETNNFQIMAAEREARLVLEKQARSQEGHDEDIHVRAGGLRAWFKDSWAGIKEYWVIFIYLIFLMTGWNSISHGSQDFYPTFLKNQVELDPNQTTIVSCIGQVGAIIGGTILGYLSTFAGRRLTMIVGCIIGGALIPAYILPRGMSLVACAFFMQFFVMGVWGPMPIHLTELAPPALRSTAVGLTYQLGNLASSASSTIQSVIGERYPLPPKCTTTGECTERFDYGRVIAIFMGAVWAWMILFTFLGPEMSEDERQEHAEHAQNLENLRKQGMSLVEIGEHVARVAFEAEKGIDGGAETVKEVDAEFIEEKEGAKAV; encoded by the exons ATGAGAATCCCGCCGATGGAAGGGGGGTGGTTTTACTCCCCAAGGCAGATCCTCCACTATCTGCTCACTCGGCCAACGTCCTTGAAGCCTCCACGG CCTCAATTCCGCAACCCGTTCAAGATCCTCCGGGAGCTCAACTCCAGCCAATGGCACCTGTTTTTCGTGGGCTTTCTGGGCTGGACGTGGGACTCGTTTGATTTTTTTACCGTGTCCTTGACGGTCACAGAGATTGCAGCAGACTTTGGCGTCAGCAATTCGGACGTCACTTGG GGCATGACCGTCACGCTGATGCTTCGTTCCGCCGGTGCACTGATCTTCGGCGTTGTGAGCGATCGCTATGGCCGGAAATGGCCAATGATCATTAATCTTGCCTtgttcgtcgtcctcgagcTAGGTTCTGGCTTCTGCAATAACATGCCCCAGTTCCTGGGAGTCCGGTCACTGTACGGCATCGCCATGGGCGGTCTCTTcggccctgctgctgctacaGCCCTTGAGGATTTGCCCTACGATGCCCGCGGTGTCTTGTCCGGCTTCTTTGAGCTGGGCTATGGATTTGGGTATCTCCTGGCTGCCATATTCTACCGCGCCCTGGTCCCGACAACCACCCACGGCTGGCGCTCGCTCTTCTGGTTCGGTGCTGGTCCGCCGTTGCTTATCATCGCGTATCGCTGGTGGCTGCCAGAGACCAATAACTTCCAGATCATGGCTGCTGAGCGTGAAGCAAGGCTTGTGCTGGAAAAGCAAGCCCGTAGTCAGGAAGGGCATGACGAAGATATCCATGTCCGTGCTGGAGGCCTCAGGGCTTGGTTTAAGGACTCATGGGCAGGCATAAAGGAGTATTGGGTCATCTTCATTTACCTCATATTCCTGATGACCGGATGGAACAGTATTTCCCACGGG TCGCAAGATTTCTATCCAACATTCCTCAAGAACCAAGTCGAATTGGACCCGAACCAGACGACCATCGTCTCGTGCATCGGCCAGGTTggcgccatcatcggcgggACAATACTGGGCTATCTCTCCACATTCGCCGGCCGCCGTCTGACCATGATCGTTGGATGtatcatcggcggcgccTTAATCCCCGCGTACATCCTCCCGCGCGGGATGAGCCTTGTTGCGTGCGCTTTCTTCATGCAGTTCTTCGTCATGGGCGTCTGGGGTCCCATGCCCATCCATTTAACCGAGCTCGCACCGCCAGCCCTCCGCAGTACAGCCGTTGGCCTAACCTATCAACTCGGCAACCTGGCATCGTCTGCCTCGTCAACGATCCAAAGTGTAATCGGCGAACGCTACCCGCTGCCGCCGAAATGCACGACGACGGGGGAATGCACCGAGCGGTTTGATTACGGACGCGTGATTGCCATCTTCATGGGCGCAGTTTGGGCGTGGATGATTCTGTTTACGTTCCTGGGTCCTGAGATGAGCGAGGACGAGAGACAAGAGCACGCGGAGCATGCGCAGAACCTGGAGAACCTGCGGAAGCAGGGGATGAGCTTGGTAGAGATTGGCGAGCATGTGGCTAGGGTGGCTTTCGAGGCGGAGAAGGGCATTGATGGCGGTGCTGAGACTgtgaaggaggttgatgctgagtttattgaggagaaggagggtgcCAAAGCCGTGTGA
- a CDS encoding uncharacterized protein (COG:G;~EggNog:ENOG410PW2X;~InterPro:IPR020846,IPR011701,IPR036259;~PFAM:PF07690;~TransMembrane:12 (i52-75o87-105i117-134o146-164i176-197o203-224i273-298o310-331i352-371o386-407i419-436o448-471i);~go_function: GO:0022857 - transmembrane transporter activity [Evidence IEA];~go_process: GO:0055085 - transmembrane transport [Evidence IEA]): protein MSAPETQSNKLQDSIHTENVVPSPQKPMEGALDVEDPACPRNWPSWKKNAQILMVAFHSMSATFIAAGIIPAYEALAEEYGITVPEASYLTSVQILLFGLAPFIWKPITEIYGRYHVFLLSVFGCMLCNIGSARSTTYAAQMVSRVLGAILISPPFGIGSGVITELCEPEHRAQKLGWWTLLLTLGTPCGPFIMGFVSQHAGVQWIFWIFTIVNFVQLVLYVAIGEETLYIPGQPNSTSRGFFAKFVPRRINPRPLRLREFIEPVFLSRHTRVLIPAIAHCIVFCYANIVLIVEMPIAFGEKFHFNAQQIGLQFIAIIIGCVLGEQLSGPISDWFLMMLKRKRGYFHSADRLWLSYIGYATVVAGLLVWGFQLEKADSTWNVTPCIGAAIASFGNQIITTILISFAVDSYKEQSTDVGVCINLYRQIFGFIGPFYFPQMFETLKLSGAAGVMCAVVAVAALLPTVAIQFAASRAKAGL from the exons ATGTCTGCGCCAGAGACTCAGAGCAACAAACTCCAGGATTCAATTCATACGGAGAATGTCGTCCCCTCACCGCAAAAGCCAATGGAAGGGGCCCTCGACGTGGAAGATCCTGCATGTCCTCGGAATTGGCCATCGTGGAAGAAAAATGCCCAGATCCTGATGGTCGCGTTCCACTCGATGTCTGCAACGTTCATTGCCGCTGGAATCATCCCTGCTTATGAGGCGTTGGCAGAGGAGTATGGCATCACAGTGCCCGAGGCGAGCTACCTGACCTCAGTCCAG atcctcctcttcggcctcgccCCGTTCATATGGAAGCCAATTACAGAAATATACGGCCGATACCATGTCTTCTTGCTGTCGGTATTTGGGTGCATGCTGTGCAACATTGGATCAGCCCGATCTACCACCTACGCCGCCCAGATGGTTTCAAGAGTACTGGGTGCAATCCTTATATCGCCGCCGTTTGGAATCGGCAGCGGAGTGATTACGGAACTGTGCGAGCCAGAACATCGAGCGCAGAAGCTGGGCTGGTGGACCTTGCTGCTCACGCTGGGGACGCCCTGCGGCCCCTTCATCATGGGATTTGTGTCTCAACATGCCGGTGTACAGtggatcttctggatcttcacCATCGTGAATTTCGTGCAGTTGGTTCTCTATGTAGCTATCGGCGAGGAGACGCTGTACATCCCCGGACAGCCAAACAGTACCAGCAGGGGGTTCTTTGCGAAGTTCGTCCCCAGACGCATTAATCCTCGTCCCCTTCGACTGCGCGAGTTCATCGAGCCTGTCTTTCTCTCACGACATACCCGAGTCCTTATCCCTGCTATCGCCCATTGCATTGTCTTCTGCTACGCGAATATCGTCCTGATCGTGGAAATGCCCATCGCGTTCGGGGAAAAGTTCCATTTCAACGCCCAACAGATCGGTCTACAATTCATCGCCATAATTATCGGCTGCGTGCTTGGTGAACAGCTGAGCGGACCTATTTCCGATTggttcttgatgatgttgaagcGAAAGAGAGGGTATTTCCATTCAGCAGATCGCCTGTGGCTTTCGTATATTGGCTACGCGACGGTCGTTGCCGGCCTCCTGGTCTGGGGCTTCCAGCTGGAAAAAGCCGATAGTACCTGGAATGTCACTCCTTGTATTGGAGCGGCCATTGCAAGCTTTGGCAATCAGATCATTACCACGATTTTGATCTCGTTCGCGGTGGACAGCTACAAGGAGCAGTCTACCGATGTGGGTGTTTGCATCAACCTCTACCGTCAGATATTTGGATTT ATTGGCCCGTTCTATTTTCCGCAAATGTTCGAAACCCTGAAGCTGTCTGGTGCTGCAGGCGTGATGtgcgctgttgttgctgtcgcTGCTCTGCTTCCTACAGTCGCCATACAATTCGCTGCGTCGAGGGCAAAAGCTGGACTTTGA
- a CDS encoding uncharacterized protein (COG:S;~EggNog:ENOG410PZWE;~InterPro:IPR001810,IPR036047;~PFAM:PF00646;~go_function: GO:0005515 - protein binding [Evidence IEA]), producing MPLKRKASQDNIAETKVETRSARRRKIKETGHLPPDPLLSALPWDCASLIFDYLELPDLARCEQVSQGWKTFVQRWMVARGHYLHLPESLRPDFGAAKTMERQVAMVKRNVVHLQKYNKIASGRASSVRIIQNAQSLEVNGDFAAWVVRHRLYGQRLGFQADGSPYRTRYWDLSCNCNISGNTIVHVSPGGYVVVRVSNHSGYLDRIVSISTGTHLWRRASEAGVPFTDWPEIRGIGATRLYSVQREEGSMHQAYLLVHELATGTLLYRSHVRDYHRIREPSNSFCVRRIGNREVLVVFSVPPTETSPESPNHVHPGQKKLEGFLVINPEDGSTLQRFDAPFCQDKHRWVSQHYVESRIVPWTESEGVFAVSAGI from the exons ATGCCGCTAAAGAGAAAGGCCAGCCAGGACAATATCGCCGAGACGAAGGTAGAGACTCGTAGCGCGCGTCGTCGCAAGATCAAAGAGACAGGACATTTACCCCCAGACCCCCTATTAAGCGCTTTGCCCTGGGATTGTGCAAGTTTGATCTTTGACTACCTGGAGTTACCAGACTTGGCTCGCTGCGAGCAGGTGTCCCAGGGCTGGAAGACCTTTGTGCAGCGCTGGATGGTTGCCAGGGGGCACTACCTGCATCTCCCAGAGTCATTGAGACCCGACTTTGGGGCAGCAAAGACGATGGAACGGCAAGTTGCGATGGTGAAGCGAAATG TTGTGCACCTTCAGAAATATAACAAAATCGCATCCGGCCGGGCTTCGAGTGTGCGAATCATTCAAAACGCCCAGTCCTTGGAGGTTAATGGAGACTTTGCAGCCTGGGTAGTGCGACATAGGCTCTATGGGCAGCGTCTTGGGTTCCAAGCTGATGGCTCGCCGTATCGAACTCGATATTGGGACCTTTCCTGCAACTGCAATATATCTGGAAACACCATTGTGCACGTCAGCCCGGGGGGCTACGTTGTTGTTCGAGTGTCCAATCACTCGGGCTATTT GGACAGAATCGTCTCGATATCAACTGGAACGCATTTGTGGCGCCGCGCAAGCGAGGCAGGGGTGCCATTCACCGACTGGCCTGAGATCCGGGGCATTGGAGCAACGAGGCTCTACTCTGTCcagagggaagaagggtCGATGCATCAGGCCTATCTCCTAGTCCACGAGCTGGCGACTGGTACCCTCCTTTACAGATCGCACGTCAGGGACTACCACCGGATCCGGGAGCCCTCTAATAGCTTCTGTGTCCGTCGGATTGGGAATCGGGAAGTTTTGGTCGTCTTTAGTGTTCCGCCAACTGAGACATCGCCAGAGTCGCCAAATCATGTACACCCTGgccagaagaagctggagggaTTCCTGGTCATCAACCCCGAGGACGGCAGCACACTGCAGAGGTTCGACGCCCCTTTTTGTCAAGACAAGCACCGCTGGGTGTCCCAGCACTACGTGGAGTCACGGATCGTGCCCTGGACCGAGAGTGAAGGGGTCTTTGCGGTTTCTGCCGGCATATGA
- a CDS encoding uncharacterized protein (COG:S;~EggNog:ENOG410PY5M) translates to MEECRLSEKKKEEETQRVYDSVKNRKEGKTPFLRATTGKTFHFNLYSTDHVTHCYSSPLYARKYIEFCNLDDENTEHQPLTERDAQRMYGHICLNADRGCEFGPFAFPKHAGLDTYRVECGCGEPGFTIQFLSDDYLKLQLPQEIVFNKPKPPHIPKFFEFVGIRVDFEKVARKRKREREEREEREEREEREEREEREGMKPRRPPSPRES, encoded by the coding sequence ATGGAGGAATGCAGGCTCTctgaaaagaagaaagaagaggagaccCAGCGAGTGTACGACTCTGTCAAGAACAGAAAAGAGGGCAAAACGCCCTTTCTTCGCGCAACGACCGGCAAGACTTTCCATTTCAACTTATATTCTACGGATCATGTCACCCATTGTTATAGTTCGCCCCTTTACGCAAGGAAGTACATCGAGTTCTGCAACCTCGACGATGAGAACACAGAGCACCAGCCCCTGACGGAGCGAGATGCACAGCGAATGTACGGCCACATATGTCTGAATGCGGACCGTGGCTGTGAGTTTGGCCCTTTCGCCTTCCCCAAACACGCGGGTCTAGACACCTACCGAGTGGAATGCGGCTGTGGAGAGCCCGGCTTCACTATCCAGTTTCTTAGTGATGACTACCTGAAGCTTCAACTCCCGCAAGAAATTGTCTTCAACAAGCCGAAGCCTCCACACATACCAAAGTTTTTCGAATTCGTGGGAATCCGGGTTGATTTCGAAAAGGTGGCAAGGAAGCGAAAGcgagaaagggaagaaagggaagaaagggaagaaagggaagaaagggaagaaagggaagaaagggaaggaatGAAGCCACGACGTCCGCCATCCCCTAGGGAGAGTTGA
- a CDS encoding uncharacterized protein (COG:C;~EggNog:ENOG410PJ9J;~InterPro:IPR015590,IPR016161,IPR016162;~go_function: GO:0016491 - oxidoreductase activity [Evidence IEA];~go_process: GO:0055114 - oxidation-reduction process [Evidence IEA]): MSLFGNNELVTGSGSTITVLNPASNPQLLATINTLEDGRPFSAALEEDLERSYQVFKYHGGATNKISGDTIEASPAKLAYVLHKLLDIRSQIIPRNYPFTILARKIAPAPGCGNTVVIKPAG; this comes from the exons ATGTCGCTATTCGGTAACAATGAATTGGTGACTGGCTCCGGCTCGACAATCACGGTGCTCAACCCTGC ATCCAACCCTCAACTTCTGGCTACAATCAACAccttggaagatggaaggCCATTCAGCGCAGCCTTAGAGGAGGATCTCGAGAGGTCATACCAGGTGTTCAAGTACCACGGCGGCGCTACTAACAAGATCAGCGGCGACACCATCGAGGCATCGCCGGCCAAACTGGCGTATGTACTGCACAAGTTGCTGGACATCCGCAGCCAGATCATCCCCCGGAACTATCCCTTCACGATACTCGCCCGTAAGATCGCGCCGGCTCCGGGATGCGGAAATACCGTCGTGATCAAGCCAGCAGGATAG
- a CDS encoding acetate uptake transporter family protein (COG:S;~EggNog:ENOG410PK2V;~InterPro:IPR000791;~PFAM:PF01184;~TransMembrane:6 (i62-83o103-122i134-153o165-186i193-217o229-251i);~go_component: GO:0016021 - integral component of membrane [Evidence IEA]): MAAEQGNPAPNMAESSARFDQLPPGRKEDVEHQNGPGRPHFDPAARPGAMVSQVLQPQYMKLANPGPLGLLSFAITTFVLGLYECGAGLPGSNPQGDVGPNQAIFGLAAFMGGTVQIIAGIMEFRVGNTFGSTVHCSYGAFWLSYAMFLLPYLGIEAAYNGNERAYTFALGIYLILWSFLTLLFLIAALRTNVAILCVFSFLTLAFFFLGLANFLATEHATASLRINKVGGAFTVVCAFCAFYAGASGLMIPETTFVRFPLGEIVSGPES; the protein is encoded by the exons ATGGCAGCAGAACAAGGCAACCCAGCACCTAATATGGCGGAAAGCTCTGCAAGATTTGACCAGCTACCCCccggaagaaaagaagatgtCGAGCATCAAAACGGTCCAGGGAGACCTCACTTTGACCCGGCTGCTCGTCCGGGGGCAATGGTGTCGCAGGTTCTCCAGCCTCAGTACATGAAGCTTGCTAATCCTGGGCCTCTcggtcttctttctttcgcCATAACGACGTTCGTTCTAGGACTCTATGAATGCGGTGCTGG ACTTCCGGGTTCAAATCCTCAAGGGGATGTCGGTCCCAATCAGGCGATATTCGGACTGGCAGCTTTTATGGGCGGCACCGTCCAGATTATTGCTGGAATCATGGAGTTTCGCGTGGGGAATACCTTTGGTTCCACTGTTCATTGCTCCTACGGGGCGTTCTGGCTCAGCTATGCCatgtttctgcttccttaCCTTGGGATCGAAGCTGCGTATAACGGGAATGAAAGAGCGTACACATTTGCATTGGGCATCTATTTGATCTTATGGTCCTTTCTGACACTTCTATTTCTTATTGCGGCGTTGAGAACCAACGTCGCCATCCTTTGCGTGTTCTCCTTCCTGACTCTCGCCTTCTTTTTCCTAGGCCTGGCCAACTTTCTTGCGACAGAACACGCGACTGCAAGCCTGCGTATCAATAAAGTCGGGGGTGCATTCACTGTTGTTTGCGCATTTTGCGCTTTCTATGCCGGTGCTTCAGGTCTGATGATACCCGAGACGACCTTTGTGCGCTTTCCCCTGGGCGAGATTGTCTCCGGTCCGGAATCGTGA
- a CDS encoding uncharacterized protein (COG:E;~EggNog:ENOG410PG5H;~InterPro:IPR004840,IPR004841;~PFAM:PF13520,PF00324;~TransMembrane:12 (i43-60o72-98i126-144o156-176i188-206o236-256i277-297o330-355i375-395o401-427i447-465o485-505i);~go_component: GO:0016020 - membrane [Evidence IEA];~go_component: GO:0016021 - integral component of membrane [Evidence IEA];~go_process: GO:0006865 - amino acid transport [Evidence IEA];~go_process: GO:0055085 - transmembrane transport [Evidence IEA]), producing the protein MAPHDEIDTIEAQTAQYEFREDLKEEPQDEHVELHRDLKARHISMIAIGGAIGTGLIIGTGKALTAGPGSLFIAYSFMGLIVWTVMCALGEMAAWLPLSSGFTGYAARFCDPALGFTLGWCYYIKYIILPPTQLTAAALVITYWPRTSAENVNPGVWIAIFMVTIIVINYFGVRIFGEMEFWLSSFKVIVMVGIILCSLVLALGGGPDHDRKGFRYWNDPGAFAPKYSEGSLGKFLAFWSTMVSATFAYLGTELIGVTVGEAQNPRKTIPKAIKLTFWRIIVFYVLSVLLVGMLVPYDSEDLAFATQSSNSAAASPFVAAMKQVPALPHIINACILVFVFSAANSDLYIATRTLYGLAREHKAPQIFAKTNNSGIPIYSLGFSSLFCCLAFTSVSEGSKDVFGYFTDVVSIVGLLTWISLLIAHICFIRARKAQGVPDSSIPYKAPLGINGSYVALFFCVLIAFTRSFNVFIHDSEYGNFDYKTFITAYLGIPVYVTAFFAWKFIKKTELIKPHNADIWTGKAAIDREEEEFVARKAVEDLHARGWKKFYNRFLSWLF; encoded by the exons ATGGCTCCCCACGATGAAATCGACACCATTGAAGCGCAGACTGCGCAGTATGAGTTCCGCGAGGACCTCAAGGAGGAGCCCCAGGACGAACATGTCGAGCTGCACCGCGACCTCAAGGCCCGTCATATCAGTATGATTGCCATTGGAGGTGCCATTGGAACTGGCTTGATTATCGGTACTGGCAAGGCGTTAAC GGCCGGA CCCGGGTCTCTCTTCATTGCATATTCTTTTATGGGGCTAATCGTCTGGACGGTGATGTGTGCTTTGGGCGAGATGGCTGCATGGCTGCCTCTGTCCAGTGGATTTACCGGCTATGCTGCTCGATTCTGCGACCCTGCGCTGGGCTTCACGCTTGGCTGGTG CTACTATATCAAATACATCATCCTGCCTCCGACTCAATtaactgctgctgcgctggtCATCACTTACTGGCCGCGCACTTCCGCTGAGAACGTCAACCCGGGCGTGTGGATTGCCATCTTTATGGTGACAATCATCGTGATCAACTACTTTGGCGTCCGGATCTTCGGGGAAATGGAGTTCTggctctcctccttcaaggTCATTGTTATGGTCGGAATCATCCTGTGCTCGCTGGTCCTCGCTCTGGGCGGAGGCCCTGACCACGACCGCAAGGGCTTTCGCTACTGGAACGACCCTGGTGCCTTTGCTCCCAAATACTCCGAGGGCTCGCTGGGCAAGTTCCTCGCATTCTGGTCGACCATGGTGTCGGCGACGTTTGCATATCTCG GCACTGAACTCATCGGTGTAACCGTCGGAGAGGCCCAGAACCCTCGAAAGACCATTCCCAAGGCCATCAAGCTGACCTTCTGGCGTATTATTGTCTTCTACGTTCTCAGTGTGCTCCTCGTGGGCATGCTGGTCCCGTACGACTCCGAGGACCTGGCCTTCGCTACCCAGTCCTCCaactctgctgctgcgtctCCCTTCGTCGCAGCCATGAAGCAGGTTCCAGCATTGCCTCACATCATCAACGCCTGTATTCtggtcttcgtcttctctgCCGCCAACTCGGATCTCTACATTGCCACCCGAACGCTCTATGGTCTGGCCCGAGAGCACAAGGCTCCCCAGATCTTTGCGAAAACCAACAACAGCGGCATCCCCATCTATTCTCTCGGGTTCTCGTCTCTGTTCTGCTGTCTCGCCTTCACGAGTGTGTCCGAAGGCTCAAAGGATGTCTTTGGTTACTTCACTGACGTCGTCTCCATTGTTGGAT TGTTGACCTGGATATCGCTCCTCATTGCCCatatctgcttcatccgCGCCCGCAAAGCACAGGGCGTACCCGATTCGTCCATCCCATACAAGGCCCCGTTGGGAATCAACGGCTCGTACGTCGCTCTGTTCTTCTGCGTCCTGATTGCCTTCACGCGCAGCTTCAATGTCTTCATTCACGACTCCGAGTACGGCAACTTCGACTACAAGACCTTCATCACAGCGTACCTGGGAATCCCTGTGTACGTCACGGCCTTTTTCGCCTGGAAGTTCATCAAGAAGACCGAGCTCATCAAGCCACACAATGCCGACATCTGGACCGGCAAGGCGGCGATTGAtcgcgaggaggaagagttcGTCGCGCGCAAGGCCGTCGAGGATTTGCATGCTCGTGGATGGAAGAAGTTTTATAACCGGTTCTTGTCCTGGTTGTTCTAG